In one Candidatus Nitronereus thalassa genomic region, the following are encoded:
- a CDS encoding M48 family metalloprotease: MKHITVAIIMIIGLTVFTYEGFGFFDQILKPQPKKQETQQEKSQGEQQEQPGLLDALGAFGVKKKDVDLLKKGVGVVQALQPIGEEEEITMGEAVAVEAFARFGGEYRDERLTRYINLVGKTIADVSDRPNLKFHFAILNSQDQNAFAAPGGYIFVTIGLLKTLKNEAELAGVLAHEIAHITQKHMLETIRRGALLSNVSEVTMAAMNKDPKMFSNVIDEITDKLFTKGMDKDKEYEADVYGVEFAYRAGYHPGGLRDYLKTLQGQEGHANSRFFTTHPSTGTRISKIEGLLGQYGDGMSFPVLTKRFQSYMGA; this comes from the coding sequence ATGAAACACATTACCGTTGCAATTATCATGATTATTGGCCTCACCGTTTTTACTTATGAAGGCTTTGGGTTTTTTGATCAAATTCTCAAACCACAGCCAAAGAAACAAGAAACCCAACAGGAAAAGAGCCAGGGAGAACAACAAGAACAACCTGGACTGCTCGATGCGTTGGGAGCCTTTGGTGTCAAAAAGAAAGATGTTGATCTGCTGAAAAAGGGCGTGGGGGTAGTACAAGCCTTACAGCCCATTGGCGAGGAAGAAGAAATAACCATGGGTGAAGCGGTGGCAGTGGAAGCATTCGCCCGATTTGGTGGAGAATACCGAGATGAACGGTTGACTCGCTATATTAATCTAGTGGGCAAGACCATTGCGGATGTGTCGGATCGACCAAATCTCAAATTTCACTTCGCGATTTTAAACAGCCAAGATCAAAATGCCTTTGCAGCGCCAGGTGGCTATATCTTTGTCACGATTGGCTTATTGAAGACTTTAAAGAATGAAGCCGAACTCGCTGGGGTGTTGGCGCATGAAATCGCGCATATTACGCAGAAGCATATGCTCGAGACCATACGTCGGGGAGCACTGTTGTCCAATGTTTCCGAGGTCACCATGGCCGCGATGAACAAGGACCCAAAAATGTTTTCCAATGTGATTGACGAAATCACGGATAAACTCTTTACCAAAGGCATGGACAAAGACAAAGAATATGAAGCCGATGTCTATGGAGTCGAGTTTGCGTATCGCGCCGGGTATCACCCCGGTGGCCTGCGTGATTATTTGAAGACATTACAAGGCCAAGAGGGCCATGCCAATTCGAGATTTTTTACCACGCATCCATCGACCGGAACTCGGATTAGCAAAATTGAAGGGTTGCTAGGGCAGTATGGGGATGGAATGAGTTTCCCGGTATTGACCAAACGGTTTCAGAGTTATATGGGAGCGTAA
- a CDS encoding SH3 domain-containing protein — MKPIILKLSFILLAFVLLPSLSQAETMYAKKSGVKVTAEKSPTSKVVGTLGVGDQVQVVKKDGRQYQVKLPNGQSGWVFKFKLSDDKPAGKSSGSSLSGLTGKTTIAARESRSGGSIRGLKETTEQYAQGKNIDPAHRRSVDAMVAFGVSDAELAEFQRAGSVGDYSGGGQ; from the coding sequence ATGAAACCAATCATTTTGAAATTATCCTTTATCCTGTTGGCATTTGTGCTCCTACCGAGCCTATCTCAGGCTGAAACGATGTATGCCAAGAAAAGCGGGGTGAAAGTCACCGCCGAAAAGTCCCCGACTTCAAAAGTTGTGGGCACGCTTGGTGTCGGAGATCAAGTGCAAGTCGTCAAGAAAGATGGCCGGCAGTATCAGGTCAAACTGCCCAATGGGCAGTCCGGATGGGTGTTTAAATTTAAGTTGTCTGATGACAAACCTGCGGGAAAATCGAGCGGGAGCTCACTCTCGGGATTAACCGGAAAGACGACAATTGCGGCACGGGAATCCCGTTCGGGAGGGAGTATCCGTGGGCTTAAGGAGACGACCGAACAATATGCGCAGGGGAAAAATATTGATCCCGCTCATCGACGGTCGGTCGATGCGATGGTGGCGTTTGGCGTGTCGGATGCGGAATTAGCAGAATTTCAACGAGCCGGTAGCGTGGGTGATTATTCAGGAGGTGGCCAATGA
- a CDS encoding CHAT domain-containing protein encodes MSSTCLDTSWRLFQYFASCLFVSSLVLASGLPGYAAEVRQVTTHPALDYFPAPSRDGRFLAFVSERSGNADIWLKSLKLGVVSLPRQLTTHPSIDRDPALNAEGSRLLYVSHKSDPRGDVYLMNLTTGEERRLTDLRTADSLPAWGSDGASVYYLSQNVTTGVQSLKKRSLVDDQESILVADVLAYSLNENGWILVSQGGALTFVQEQSLDNGRTVPTTPGLNMWSAISDNGVMAFTHYAQDTNEDGVVDANDESSIWLSQWDFQEDAQSSLFQMTPIGHFHLYPAMAQGDVYFTDLEQGNIFRIKIQEFLNDYSSFEKAKTLADRLMDGGDFQEGLVVLANISHNLTQAFDEKTRAGFDFAYAEKLIEAGEFSRAQQVMTPYADTPGEFGALANIHDIALPLYQNKSSMSEEELKRAVQTGAQDILKIGEAHREQQQVYGQALIEAGRLQLLVDDSLSALDYLVRVDDLTSKEIRAKALFTRGTVYRALGDQKSLVKVFVDVINMFGEDNSWGKRAIAQAITVSEQGEDVHKKVASLRDLITQHETLLMLVGATRLRIADLYEEAGEQLKAIQALDQLLQDPPPSEALVTQAYRQKGEILASAERYEEAAEVYAILVARTEEDQALLARAKRLMVLQLVNKAKKERTLGEVRIAAKAFYKITQDYPDSVEAHRGYIETKVMLKELAEVQTRYQELVAKNPDSPIYQYSKALAHSYAQPLELPKVVEPLEAAIRLDPGVSFYHQTLGWAHEQQEQIEGNQGFLEKAEQEYRIALELNDEFQFPEVESNLLLNLGNTYRTLGNFHEAYRAYHKRESSYKPAGDSITELLYRKNYGEACFKSGRTQEALVQYQLAYHRIPADQNTLKAELLERIALSHQDLGNHAQAVDAFSQALELNLESGNTKNLALLQRNIGVSLYNLSASGEGGRRKALKQALKSYFTSLDTLSEFGGKQKKEGTGLFNVDVTLDAGGSQAAEGFDQKGERKLMFSYIAGTYERLDEPGPARDNYLKKLALLSEADSADGNVGQLTEKAVVLNRVGLLSHQLGENAQAMDFMRQSLGYTTTLGLSFGTGVNLYNLSRLAAEDVMKGQPVNWTMITALVEGLDTHLAEEQADAATFYALTNTAFLIYHLTEPTLLGSSNTDGAIQAMHTFYDVKGKVWSYYAKAEALLGRGEVVPEEQVLPMQVILKLNKMELAREIGEEDSFLSLQKELSVLLERQPALTGWIGLVAQAEYAKDAAEQQALLARAYDAVLGLPSQASYSPQSATAVLASLHTLSRLYVDQLVDAKAYALAFEVAERLGMRTMAIQLQKSLGEDFFYAGVGEYEDELRQVLAEIRKIPSTGEPDETEVLRAELEDLLFGLYEEYPVATSYFWQYPSPEDLLSEVLNPERLYLKVVEGMNRLHAFIHDGQEVQYLPLEAQGSRVTIGEILGARLSSEAPMYLSIPREYARSVQVAFPPAKPITQVSGLYDIVNGYHQRSVFYSKVGIIGELALDAGLTAGDVPLSAEPLTGVPAHDHPIVDRLEVLISTKPPQAYHFTLAEELQVRELLPLTRLAGRPHHTAVVFQPQSSTDASESALVSALVRSGFPHVLLIRKDDAQAKSFVSLYLAYLNDLPPDEAVSFASQEVWGDKTGAHPVELFGYAGMNEEARAEFASAIYDGEVSAAVNLYQEEQYGSALQKMEHALSVIHYADKSSDFADLTKLAVDASYKVGNYQNAVFHQERLLASLDESTQAEGRSEALYRLGILYSRLEQFDASIGYLEQAIQWWTKAEELDRLAEGIAQLGVVRENMGAYSAALTDFGRSFALYEELGEIGDVATQHRRIGRIYYLRLGRYEKAREQFQSALTLYRNLEDLNGEAETVFEIGLTYEKMGLFDEADTHYLAGMKIGKTLESPYLLATGHLYLANTAWFRGNYQEAFQHLSQAGKQAEAAQDAQLTIMVKNTRGLIYWTLNDLDKGLVHLKQAVELAKKSDIKTELASSLNNLGLIYRQQGDYTTSLEYFEKAKAIDESLNSRWGLGYDYRNIGMALLKLDRLQEALSHFTQAADTSAEIKNSINWVKALLELGNVHRQLNQPEKSGEYYQQAYDLSKKYGIKEVLWRAAAGQAGLLREAGKAEEAFRRYDDAVNVVEGMRAALKIDELRNSFQANKQDLYRETISLLVEMGRTDDAFNYLERSRSRSFIDLLGNQKMTLKNAVDQRALDQIGQLALRVEALTKEVGSYDEAPAELQEKLREAKATHEEALLELKQRNPGLSSFVSVDPLKLSGVKEMLESDTALVSYLLGEETTYVWFIKKSETIFFKLAGGESTIEPLVRQYRAFVQNSEPVDTELRALYAGLIKPWEKHLAGVEHLGIIPDGALHFLSFSALKSDQGYLVDRYPIFYSPSASVLEYTFAKRKDKKRTKVLAIGNPDLGNYNYDLPLAELEAQSIKWNYPDMDILTGAKATKEWFVENISKYGIIHLASHGEFDEVNPLFSSLWLSSSDPKNRKLTVNEVFGLEINADLVTLSACQTGLGKLNAGELIGLNRAFIYAGTHALVSALWRVDDLSTSVLMKHFYRNYVTMNKAKSLRQAQLMVKRDFPHPSYWAGFNLVGDYQ; translated from the coding sequence ATGAGTAGTACATGCTTGGATACTTCCTGGCGATTGTTTCAATATTTTGCCTCCTGTCTTTTTGTGAGTAGTCTAGTCTTGGCGAGTGGCTTGCCTGGCTATGCGGCCGAGGTGCGCCAAGTGACCACCCATCCCGCACTGGATTATTTTCCAGCCCCGTCGCGCGATGGAAGGTTTTTGGCATTCGTGTCCGAGCGCTCCGGGAATGCCGATATATGGTTGAAGTCCTTGAAGCTTGGTGTGGTGTCGTTGCCGCGCCAGCTTACCACTCATCCTTCCATTGATCGAGATCCTGCCCTCAACGCTGAAGGGAGTCGGTTGCTATATGTCTCCCACAAGTCCGATCCTCGTGGAGACGTATACTTGATGAATCTGACCACGGGTGAAGAACGGCGACTCACAGATTTAAGAACTGCAGATTCATTGCCGGCATGGGGATCGGATGGGGCTTCCGTGTATTATCTCTCACAGAATGTCACGACGGGTGTCCAATCCTTAAAGAAACGATCGTTGGTTGATGATCAGGAATCCATACTTGTGGCCGACGTATTGGCCTATTCCCTCAATGAGAACGGCTGGATCTTGGTTTCCCAAGGCGGCGCGTTGACATTCGTTCAAGAACAGTCACTCGATAATGGTCGTACCGTACCCACAACCCCTGGTCTGAACATGTGGTCTGCGATTAGCGACAACGGTGTGATGGCATTTACCCATTATGCCCAGGACACCAATGAGGATGGAGTGGTCGATGCCAACGATGAGTCTTCTATCTGGTTGAGCCAGTGGGATTTTCAAGAGGATGCACAGAGCAGTCTGTTTCAAATGACGCCCATCGGTCATTTTCACCTGTATCCGGCGATGGCTCAAGGGGATGTGTATTTTACGGATCTGGAGCAGGGGAATATTTTTCGAATTAAAATACAGGAATTTCTCAACGATTATTCTTCGTTTGAAAAGGCGAAAACACTGGCTGATCGATTGATGGATGGAGGCGATTTTCAGGAAGGCCTGGTTGTTCTGGCCAATATTTCACACAATTTAACCCAAGCCTTTGATGAAAAAACCCGGGCTGGGTTCGATTTTGCGTATGCGGAAAAATTAATCGAGGCCGGCGAATTTTCTCGGGCTCAACAGGTCATGACCCCCTATGCCGACACTCCCGGCGAGTTTGGTGCCTTGGCCAACATTCATGATATTGCACTCCCGTTGTACCAAAACAAATCTTCGATGAGCGAGGAAGAATTAAAACGTGCGGTACAGACCGGGGCGCAGGACATATTGAAGATTGGAGAGGCGCACCGGGAACAGCAACAAGTCTATGGCCAGGCGCTGATTGAAGCCGGACGTTTACAATTGTTGGTGGATGATTCCCTTTCGGCATTGGATTATTTAGTGCGTGTGGATGACTTGACGAGCAAAGAAATCAGAGCAAAGGCGTTGTTCACTAGGGGGACCGTCTATCGGGCTTTGGGCGACCAAAAAAGCTTGGTCAAGGTGTTCGTCGACGTCATCAATATGTTTGGAGAAGATAATTCGTGGGGAAAACGCGCGATAGCGCAGGCGATTACCGTGTCCGAGCAAGGGGAAGATGTTCATAAAAAGGTGGCCTCTCTTCGTGACCTGATTACGCAGCACGAGACATTGCTGATGTTGGTTGGGGCGACCCGTTTACGTATCGCGGATTTATATGAAGAAGCTGGGGAGCAACTGAAAGCCATTCAAGCCCTTGATCAGTTGCTACAGGACCCTCCTCCTTCCGAGGCTCTTGTCACACAGGCCTATCGACAAAAGGGAGAAATTTTGGCTTCGGCGGAACGGTATGAAGAAGCCGCAGAGGTGTATGCCATTTTGGTCGCTCGAACCGAGGAAGATCAGGCGCTGTTAGCCCGAGCCAAACGATTGATGGTTCTGCAGTTGGTCAATAAGGCCAAGAAGGAGCGAACCCTTGGTGAAGTCCGCATCGCGGCTAAAGCGTTTTACAAGATCACTCAGGATTATCCAGATTCGGTTGAAGCACATCGTGGGTATATTGAAACCAAAGTCATGCTGAAGGAATTGGCTGAGGTCCAAACCAGGTATCAAGAGTTGGTGGCCAAGAATCCCGATTCTCCGATCTATCAATATAGTAAGGCCTTGGCGCATTCGTATGCGCAGCCTTTGGAGTTACCCAAGGTGGTTGAACCGCTGGAAGCCGCCATTCGTTTGGATCCGGGCGTCTCGTTTTACCATCAGACATTGGGATGGGCGCATGAGCAACAGGAACAGATTGAGGGAAACCAGGGCTTTCTAGAAAAAGCCGAGCAAGAATATCGCATTGCCCTTGAGTTGAACGATGAATTTCAATTCCCAGAAGTAGAATCGAATCTCCTCCTCAACCTTGGCAATACCTACCGGACGTTGGGTAATTTTCATGAGGCATACCGGGCCTATCATAAGCGAGAATCCTCCTATAAGCCCGCCGGGGATTCTATTACCGAACTTCTCTATCGAAAAAACTACGGGGAAGCTTGTTTCAAAAGTGGCCGGACGCAAGAAGCCTTGGTGCAATACCAATTGGCGTATCATCGTATACCTGCGGACCAGAATACGCTGAAAGCCGAATTGTTGGAACGCATCGCGTTGTCCCACCAAGATTTAGGGAACCATGCTCAGGCAGTGGATGCGTTTTCGCAGGCCTTGGAATTGAATCTCGAATCCGGCAATACAAAAAATCTGGCGCTGCTTCAACGGAACATCGGAGTGAGTTTGTACAATTTAAGTGCCTCGGGCGAGGGCGGAAGACGTAAGGCCCTAAAGCAGGCGTTGAAAAGTTATTTCACCAGCCTGGATACCCTTAGTGAATTTGGGGGAAAACAAAAAAAAGAGGGAACGGGGTTATTCAATGTCGATGTGACCTTGGATGCGGGTGGGTCCCAGGCGGCCGAAGGATTTGACCAAAAGGGCGAACGGAAATTGATGTTTAGCTATATCGCCGGCACGTATGAACGACTTGATGAACCTGGTCCAGCGCGTGACAATTACCTGAAAAAACTGGCGCTTCTTTCAGAGGCCGATTCTGCCGATGGCAACGTGGGGCAGCTCACGGAAAAAGCAGTCGTGCTTAATCGTGTCGGGTTGTTGTCGCATCAGTTGGGAGAGAATGCTCAAGCGATGGACTTCATGCGGCAGTCTCTCGGTTACACCACGACCTTGGGATTGTCTTTTGGAACGGGCGTCAATCTGTACAATCTGTCTCGATTGGCGGCTGAGGATGTCATGAAAGGCCAGCCCGTTAATTGGACGATGATCACGGCGTTAGTTGAGGGCCTTGATACGCACCTCGCGGAAGAACAAGCCGATGCGGCCACCTTTTATGCGCTCACCAATACAGCCTTTCTGATATATCATTTGACTGAACCGACGCTTTTAGGTTCTTCGAACACGGATGGAGCTATCCAGGCCATGCATACGTTTTATGATGTGAAGGGGAAGGTCTGGTCTTATTACGCCAAAGCGGAGGCTTTGTTGGGACGTGGGGAGGTGGTTCCTGAGGAACAGGTGTTGCCGATGCAGGTGATTCTCAAACTGAATAAAATGGAACTTGCGCGGGAAATTGGCGAAGAAGATTCCTTTCTCTCCCTCCAAAAGGAATTATCAGTTTTACTCGAACGTCAACCTGCCCTAACGGGATGGATAGGGTTGGTGGCGCAAGCCGAGTATGCCAAGGATGCAGCAGAGCAGCAGGCTTTGCTTGCACGGGCCTATGACGCGGTGCTGGGCTTGCCGTCACAGGCTTCATATTCTCCTCAGAGTGCCACAGCGGTGTTGGCAAGCCTACATACCTTGTCCCGTTTGTATGTGGATCAACTCGTGGATGCGAAAGCCTATGCGCTGGCATTCGAAGTCGCCGAGCGACTCGGCATGCGAACCATGGCAATTCAATTGCAAAAATCCCTTGGGGAAGATTTTTTCTATGCTGGCGTGGGTGAGTATGAGGATGAACTTCGGCAGGTGCTTGCAGAAATTCGGAAGATACCGAGCACTGGGGAACCTGACGAGACCGAGGTGTTGCGCGCTGAATTAGAAGATCTATTGTTTGGGTTGTATGAAGAATATCCGGTGGCGACCAGTTATTTCTGGCAATATCCCTCGCCCGAAGATTTGTTGTCGGAGGTTCTGAATCCCGAACGTCTGTATCTCAAAGTAGTTGAGGGTATGAACCGGCTTCATGCGTTTATCCATGATGGACAAGAAGTCCAATATCTCCCACTCGAAGCCCAGGGTTCTCGAGTGACTATTGGCGAAATTCTAGGAGCGCGGCTCTCGAGTGAAGCTCCGATGTATCTGTCTATTCCCAGGGAATACGCGAGAAGCGTTCAAGTGGCCTTTCCTCCTGCCAAACCGATCACCCAGGTATCCGGCTTGTATGACATCGTGAATGGATACCATCAGCGCAGCGTCTTTTATTCGAAGGTTGGGATTATTGGAGAGTTGGCATTAGATGCTGGGCTGACAGCCGGAGACGTGCCGCTTTCCGCCGAACCCTTAACAGGGGTGCCTGCACACGATCATCCAATCGTCGATCGTTTAGAAGTGCTCATTTCGACCAAGCCACCCCAAGCCTATCATTTTACGTTGGCCGAAGAATTACAGGTTCGAGAACTCTTGCCATTGACGCGTTTGGCGGGGCGACCTCATCATACCGCCGTGGTGTTTCAACCTCAGTCTTCTACGGATGCTTCGGAGTCCGCTTTGGTTTCGGCCTTGGTGCGATCTGGTTTTCCCCATGTGCTGCTTATTCGAAAAGATGACGCACAGGCGAAATCGTTTGTCTCACTCTATTTGGCCTATCTCAATGATTTGCCTCCCGATGAGGCTGTATCCTTTGCCAGCCAAGAAGTGTGGGGCGACAAAACTGGTGCTCATCCTGTGGAATTGTTTGGCTATGCGGGTATGAATGAGGAGGCACGGGCGGAGTTTGCCTCGGCTATTTATGATGGGGAGGTATCTGCTGCGGTCAACCTGTATCAAGAAGAGCAATATGGATCGGCCCTTCAAAAAATGGAACATGCGCTGTCTGTGATTCATTATGCGGATAAATCTTCTGATTTTGCTGATCTCACCAAACTGGCCGTTGATGCGTCATACAAAGTCGGGAATTATCAAAATGCGGTGTTTCATCAGGAGCGGTTGCTGGCTTCGCTCGATGAATCCACTCAAGCGGAGGGGCGTTCAGAAGCCCTTTATCGTTTAGGCATTCTTTACTCACGATTAGAACAGTTTGATGCGTCCATCGGCTATTTGGAGCAGGCGATTCAATGGTGGACGAAAGCCGAGGAGTTAGATCGCTTGGCGGAAGGGATTGCCCAACTTGGTGTTGTGCGAGAAAACATGGGGGCCTATTCTGCCGCGCTAACGGATTTTGGTCGGTCATTTGCGCTGTATGAAGAGCTTGGCGAAATAGGGGATGTCGCCACTCAGCATCGTCGCATCGGGCGAATTTATTATTTGCGTTTGGGGCGATATGAAAAAGCCCGAGAACAGTTTCAATCGGCGCTCACTCTGTACCGTAACTTAGAAGACCTCAATGGCGAAGCTGAAACCGTTTTTGAAATCGGCCTGACTTATGAAAAGATGGGGTTATTTGATGAGGCCGATACCCACTACCTCGCGGGGATGAAAATAGGAAAAACCCTAGAGTCACCCTATCTGTTAGCCACGGGCCACTTGTATTTGGCCAACACCGCCTGGTTTCGTGGCAATTATCAAGAGGCGTTTCAGCATCTTTCACAAGCCGGCAAGCAGGCCGAAGCGGCTCAAGATGCACAACTCACGATCATGGTAAAAAATACTCGTGGGCTGATCTATTGGACCTTGAATGATTTGGACAAGGGGTTAGTTCATCTAAAGCAAGCGGTGGAGTTAGCCAAGAAATCGGATATCAAAACTGAGTTAGCCTCTTCACTGAATAATCTGGGGCTTATTTATCGGCAACAAGGCGACTATACGACGTCGCTCGAATACTTTGAGAAAGCAAAAGCCATTGACGAAAGTCTGAACAGCCGTTGGGGGCTGGGTTATGACTACCGCAATATTGGCATGGCCCTTCTGAAGCTTGATCGTTTACAAGAGGCGCTTTCTCATTTTACCCAGGCGGCTGACACCAGCGCGGAAATCAAAAATTCCATCAATTGGGTCAAGGCATTGCTCGAACTAGGGAACGTGCATCGTCAATTGAACCAACCTGAAAAATCAGGGGAATACTATCAACAGGCCTATGACCTTTCGAAAAAATACGGGATCAAAGAAGTGCTTTGGCGCGCGGCCGCAGGCCAGGCTGGCCTTCTTCGAGAAGCCGGCAAAGCCGAAGAGGCCTTTCGTCGATATGACGATGCCGTGAATGTCGTCGAGGGGATGCGTGCCGCCTTGAAGATCGATGAATTGCGCAATAGCTTCCAGGCCAACAAGCAAGATCTTTACCGAGAGACGATTTCGCTGTTGGTGGAAATGGGACGAACGGATGATGCGTTTAATTATCTGGAGCGTTCACGGTCACGGAGTTTTATTGATCTTCTCGGCAATCAGAAAATGACCTTAAAGAATGCCGTAGATCAGAGAGCCCTTGACCAAATTGGGCAACTCGCGTTGCGAGTTGAAGCCTTGACCAAAGAGGTTGGCAGCTATGATGAAGCGCCTGCCGAGTTGCAAGAAAAACTTCGTGAAGCCAAGGCAACCCATGAAGAGGCGCTCCTTGAACTTAAACAACGTAATCCCGGCTTAAGCAGTTTTGTGTCCGTCGATCCTCTCAAGCTTTCAGGAGTGAAAGAAATGCTTGAGTCAGACACGGCACTTGTGTCGTATCTATTAGGAGAAGAAACAACCTATGTGTGGTTCATCAAAAAAAGCGAAACGATATTTTTCAAGTTGGCTGGTGGTGAATCCACGATAGAGCCCCTGGTCAGACAATATCGGGCTTTTGTCCAAAACTCCGAGCCGGTCGACACCGAATTGCGTGCTCTCTATGCAGGGCTGATCAAACCTTGGGAAAAGCATCTTGCAGGCGTGGAACATCTTGGCATTATTCCAGATGGCGCCCTCCATTTCCTCTCATTTTCAGCGTTAAAGAGTGATCAAGGATATCTCGTTGATCGGTATCCGATATTTTACTCTCCGTCGGCGTCGGTGTTGGAATATACCTTTGCCAAACGGAAAGACAAAAAACGTACGAAGGTATTGGCCATCGGAAATCCAGACTTGGGCAATTACAATTATGATCTCCCTCTTGCGGAGTTAGAGGCCCAGAGCATCAAGTGGAATTATCCCGATATGGATATTCTCACCGGGGCCAAAGCAACCAAAGAATGGTTTGTCGAGAACATTTCCAAATACGGAATCATTCATTTGGCGTCTCATGGCGAGTTTGACGAAGTGAATCCATTGTTCTCCTCATTGTGGCTATCGTCGTCCGATCCAAAGAATCGAAAGCTGACGGTGAATGAAGTGTTTGGATTGGAAATCAATGCGGACCTGGTGACCCTGAGCGCGTGCCAAACAGGATTGGGCAAACTCAATGCAGGCGAGTTGATCGGCCTCAATCGTGCCTTTATCTATGCGGGTACGCATGCCTTAGTCTCCGCTCTGTGGCGAGTGGACGATCTTTCGACCTCTGTCCTTATGAAGCATTTTTACCGCAATTATGTCACAATGAATAAAGCAAAGAGCTTGCGGCAGGCCCAGCTCATGGTCAAACGTGATTTTCCACACCCATCCTATTGGGCGGGATTCAATTTGGTCGGAGATTATCAGTGA
- a CDS encoding DUF1318 domain-containing protein, with protein MGFRRITRDDNHYTFQLFLGLILPLMAGCGGPLVGVTVVDERTALENQVLGTYEELNQEVLLVASVRYIDPKGQLQKAPEIPQGKKTVIRALQRTSFNKDDIDQYKSQGVLGENSQGGITLLAPDNVAPDKLPFVKNLVQEENADREIVMRRVIETNEKLSEKDFPRVKKMFASLNRDKASLGHMIQLDDGNWTKKEK; from the coding sequence ATGGGGTTTCGGAGAATCACGCGCGATGACAATCACTATACATTCCAACTCTTTCTTGGACTAATCCTTCCGTTGATGGCTGGGTGTGGCGGTCCATTGGTTGGCGTCACGGTAGTGGATGAACGAACCGCATTGGAAAATCAAGTGTTGGGAACCTATGAAGAGTTGAACCAGGAGGTACTCCTAGTCGCCTCCGTGCGTTACATTGATCCAAAAGGTCAGCTGCAAAAGGCTCCGGAAATTCCCCAAGGCAAAAAAACCGTGATCCGCGCCCTTCAGCGGACGTCGTTTAATAAAGATGATATCGACCAATACAAGTCCCAGGGAGTTCTTGGGGAAAATAGCCAAGGTGGGATTACGCTCTTAGCACCGGATAATGTTGCCCCTGACAAACTGCCCTTTGTGAAAAATTTGGTCCAGGAAGAAAATGCTGATCGAGAAATTGTGATGCGTCGAGTTATTGAGACGAACGAGAAGCTTTCGGAAAAAGATTTTCCTAGGGTTAAAAAGATGTTCGCGTCACTCAACCGTGACAAAGCCTCCTTGGGCCATATGATTCAATTAGACGACGGGAATTGGACCAAAAAGGAAAAGTAG